GAATCGTCAATGCCGTCCAGGACGAAGCAAGAGACGCCGTGGGGGCCATCCAGGAAGGGAAAGAGAAAGCGGAAAAGGGGAAAGACCTCGCCCTTGAGGCAGGCAACGCACTCAACAAGATCCTCGAAAATTCCCGGGAGGCAGCACAGATGGCCCAGAAAATTGAGCAGACCACCGTGGAACAGTCAAAGGGGGTCTCCTTTGTCCGGGAATCCGTTGACAAGGCCAACACGATGCTCGAGAGAATTTCCCGTGCCATCAATGACCAGAAAGAAGGGAGTATCCAGATTCAGGATACCTCGGAACAGATCAACAGCCTCGGACACCAACTCAAGAATGCGATGAAGGAACAGACAACCGGGACAGAACAGGTCAGCACCTCCATGGAGAAGATCATGGAGCAAATCCAAACGCTCGAAAACACCCTGGAGCATAGCGAAACCGGAAATAACCAGAGCGTAAATACCATCCACAATATCCGGAAATCAACGCAGGAACGGATCGCCATCGCCGCGGAGCTGGAGGCCTCAATCAATTCCCTGCAGGATGAAAACACCACCCTCAAGGAGATGCTGACACATTTCAGAAACACTTGAAGGTCCGGCCGTTTCACCATGATGGCGGCTTCCGCTTGTCTTCCTCGTGATTTCCCGTGTCCGCTGTGGTGGATTGTTTTTTGTGACTTTGCCCCGGTCTTTTGTCTTTTCTCTCAGGGCGACAAGGTCACGGAATACCCTACCCCGTCCCGGACCACCATCAGTACTACATTCTCTGCATTCAATACCTGTTCCATGGCCTCCTGATAATCCTTTAAAGAACTGACGGGAATACTGTTCACCTGCCGAATGAGATCACCCGGACGAAGCCCGATTCTGTACGCTTCGGAATGCCGGCCGACCTTTTTGAGAACCACGCCTTCCGCACCTTCGGCCACATCGAGCCCGAGCCATTCACGCGAGATCGACAGCGCCCGTTCCGGGGTAACCGAACTCCCTTTTACAGTGGCCCTTTTCATCTTCCCATTCCGAAGATACCGGAGGGGTATCTTGTCATTCACCCGGTATCCTTCAATCAGCGTCAGATAGGATTCCCGATCCTCCACTTCGTGGTCCCCGATTCGAATCAGGATGTCCCCTTCCCGAAGTCCGGCCCGATCGGCGGGGCTGTTCCTGATCACCCGGGAGATCAGGATCCCCTTCCCTTCGGGAAGATTGAAGTATCGGACCAGTTGCGGTGTCAGGTCCTGCAGAAAAATTCCGAGCCAGGGTTTGTGGACCCGCCCGAAGGCCAGGAGATCTTCATAAATCCGCCGGGCCCGCCCGATGGGAATGGCGAACCCGATCCCCTCGGCCTTCCGGTAGATCGCCGTGTTGATGCCGATGAGTTGCCCGTTGATATTGAGAAGCGGCCCCCCGCTGTTGCCCGGATTAATGGAGGCATCAGTCTGGATGAAATCCTGGTAAAGACGGTTTTTCGTCCGGATCGACCGGTTCAAGGCGCTGATCACGCCGGTGGTCACGGAATGGGAAAGGCCGAAAGGGTTCCCGATGGCAATCACCGTCTCCCCGATCATGAGATCGTCGGAACGGCCCATATGGATATATGGGAGGGGCTTGTCTGCTTTGATCCGGAGAACGGCGATGTCCGACTTGGGATCGGAACCGACGAGGGTCGCCCGGTATTCCGTCTTGTCCGCCAGTCGGACCCGAATCGCCGTAGCCCGGTCGACCACATGTTCGTTGGTCAGAATATAACCCTTGGAGGAGATGATGACCCCCGAACCGAGACTCTGTGTCTTGTACTCCCGGGGTCCCAAGGATTCATAGAAATCACGGAAAAAATCGTCAAAAAAAGGAGAAGAAGCGCCGAAGTTGAAGGGGGTGGCGCGTGTTTCATGAATCTGCTCGCTACTGACATTCACAACCGCCGCCGAACTCTTCTCTACCGCCTCCACCACGGCATTCCGCCTGGAATAGGGAGCATGGGCGGCGGAAAGAGGGGGGTGGAAAAGAACAAACAGAATCGTGATCCAGAGAAAATATTTCCTTTTCAATTTCACCTCTCCTCCACACCATGTTTTTTCAGGATCACCGCAATCTCCTCCCGTGCCTCTTTTGTGCGCCCCTTCCGCAACAGGGCAAGGGCCTGCGAGTCCGCCAGTTTCCGAAAGAGGCGGGAGCGCCTCTTGCCGTCACCCACGGCCTCCAGGATCTGCGGCCGAATTCCTTTGAGCAGCTTCAGAAACCGTCCGTACTCCGGACCGAAACGAACCGCAAGCTCCCGACGGATTTTTTTCGCCAGGGCGGGACTGGCCCCCCCGGTAGAAACCGCCACGGTCAGATCTCCCCGCCGGATAACGGAGGGGACAATAAAATCGCACAGTTCCGGAACATCAACGACATTCAGCAGCACCCCTCGCTTTTTCCCTTCCCTCACAGCCCTCCGATGGAGACGGTCATCATCGGTCGCGCAGAAGGCAAGACGAACCCGGTCCATGTCCGAAGAACGGAAAGACCTCCTTCGGCAGGCAATCCGCCGGGCCTCGACAAGGCACTCCAGTCCCTTCGTCAAAGCGGGGCTTACGAGGCGGACCTTTGCGCCATAACGCAGAAGCACCCGCACCTTCCGTTCCGCCACCGGCCCGCCGCCGATCACGAGGACGGGCATCTGTTCCAGATTCAGAAAAAGTGGATAATAGGAATTCATTTCAGCGTGTCTACCAGGGGATGATCTTGTCAAGGAAAGAACGCTTCAACAGGACTTCCTTCTCTTCTGATCCCGTCTTACCCGACGTTGCCCGGCATTGATCGTCCGAGCTCCGGGCCTGCAGGAGCAGGAGCCGGCGAGCCCGTGCATCCCGGTCCTTCCCCTGATAGGTCCCCGCCAGTCCCGTAGAGACAAGAGGCCTGTCGGCACACTCCGCCGCACGCTTTTCCACACAGGAGGTCTTCGTCCCCTGCTGTTCCAGCTTTCGAACGGAGGGAATGTATTCGCTGTTGGGATACTGTTCAAAGAGAAGCTTCCGATACTCCTCGGCATGCTCCTCATCCTTCAGGTCCCGGTATGCCTTGTAAAGATAAAAAAGAAGCTGATCATTGATCCCGGAATCGGGATAGCGGTCCAGCGCCTCCTTGAAGCGGTTGACCGCCGCAAAAAGTGCGTTTTTCCGGAGATAAAACTCACCAATAAAAAATTCATTCTCCGCCAGAAATGTCTGGATCGACTTAATCCGCAACCGGGCCTGTGCAAGGTATTCACTCTTCGGAAAATCCTGCAACAGCCGATTGAAGACCTTCAGCGCCTCTTTGGCATGGGTCGGGTCCCGATCGATGGTATCGATCTGCCAGAAATGACATTCCCCGGTCCTGTAGAGAAGATAATCGGCCACGGGTCCACCAGAGTGAAGCTTGAACATCTCCTTATAAAGAGTCCGGGCAGCTTCATATTCCTTCTCTTCAAAGTAACTGTCCGCCACGGCGATCTGGGCAAGAAGTTCAAGGTCGCTCTTCGTCCCCATGACCTTCACCTTGTTGAAAATCTTCCGGGCCTCTTCGTATCTCTCCTTCTTTTCAAGATTAATCCCTTGACGATAGAGCTCCCTGGCCGTGGGAGGTTTTTTCAGAGTTTTCTTCTTCCAGAAACATCCCGCCACCACCAGAAAAGTCAGGAGCAACAGAAACAGGACAGCCCGCCGGAAGGAAAGATTGTGATTCATCGCTGCATTATCTCCAAAAAACATATTTATTTTCAATATGTTACACAGGGTGTGTATACACGCTCCCCCTGAGAAAGTCAAGAAAAAAAGAGGATATTGATTGACTTTTCAAGACGGATATCCTATTTTTCTCAGGTTCATTTCGTGATCTTTTTCGAGAGACGTCCAACGATTCTCCGGGGGGTATCTTTGCGGTTCTCCATTTTCTTTTTCCTTCTGGGCCTTTTCCTGCACGCCCAGGCGGCAGCAGGCGCACAATACACTCAGGTTACAGATCCTTTCAAGACCTTCAATTATATTGATACGGCCTCCGGCGGGACCGAAATCACGCTTGGAGACAACGCCGCCAGTGATCCGGTCGATCTCGGCTTTACCTTCAACTATTACGGCACATCCCACACACAGATCATCATCGGTTCCAACGGAACAATCGGCTTTCCGACGGAAACCACCGGCCTCGACACAACAACGAAACTCCCGGCCGTTCCCGACCCCACCGCTCCGAATGCCGTGATCGCCCCCTTTTCCGCCGATCTCGATCCCTCTTCCGGCGGAAGCATCCATTATCTCCAGGGCGGGACAACGGGGAGCCGCTATCTTGCCGTGGAATGGCTCAATGTCCCGCTGAAAGATAAGGGGGGTATTCGCTCATTCGAGGTCGTCCTCTACGAGGACAACGGCGACATCCTCTTTCAGTACAAGACCCTCGAGGGAGGGGAAGGGATCGACAGTACAACCGTCACCATAGGGATCGAAAACGGCGACGGATTAGTAGGCCTGACCCCGGCGGATGTAACGCAAATCGCAGAAGGGACCTCGATCCTCTTCTCGGAAAACCCCTCCGATGCCGACGGCAACGGCCTGATCGACCGCTTCGAATCGTTCTACAACCTCACCGGCGGCGGCACCGGAGACGATGACGGCGACGGGCTTTCCAACGCCGATGAATTCACCGCCGGGACCCGGCCCGACGAGGTCGATTCCGACGGGGACGGGATCAGCGACAAAAACGATGCCGACCCGCTCTCCACTGATTCCGACTCCGACGGGCTCAGGGATTCCGTGGAGGATATCAACACAGACGGGGTCCGGGACGGCAGCGAGACCGATGCCGGCTCCTTCGATACTGACGGGGACGGCTATACCGACGCAGCCGAGATCACCTACGGCAGCGATCCCCGTGATGCCGCATCCACACCCTCCCTGAATTTCACAGCAGTCACAACCACAATCCAGGCGGCAATAGACAACGCATCCGCCGGCGAACGTATCTATATCCCCGCAAGTACGACCCCCTATGTGGAAGATCTCACAATCAACAAGGCGATCACCCTGATCGGCGCCGGTACGGCTTTCACGACGATCGATGGGACGATTACCGTCAGCGGGGTTACGGGCGCCACACTGACCGGTTTCACCATTTCGGATGCAACGACCGCCGTTGAAATTCTCGGGGATGCTACATCCGTGACCGATGTCAATCTTACGAAGGTTACATTAAAGAACTGTACCAACGGGATCCTGATCTCCGACGCAGCCGCTTCCGGCGGAACGGCGGGAACGAAGACGAAAGCAGTCCTCAACGGGGTCACTTTCAGCGTGACTGATCCGATGACCGTCGGATACGGCATCAAGGTGGAGGATTTACAGGATGGAACGGATGACGTACTCATGAATAACGCCTCCGTTACCCTCACCGGAAGCGGCGGCATCATCATCGACAACAGCCGCAACATCGAGATCCGTGGGACGTCGGTTTCCAGGAGCGAGACCGCCGGAATCGTAGTCCAGGGAGACGGGGTGTCTTCCCTCGACATCGACAATACGTCCCTCTCCGGCAACTACGGAACCGGCATCACGGTGGCCGGCAACGGCACCGGGATCATCCTGAATCGGGATACCCTCTCGGGGAATGCCGGAAGTGGAATACGACTGACCGGCAACGCCTCGACCACCCTGACGGATAACACGATTACCCAGAACGGCGGATACGGGATGGAGGCGACGAGCGCTCCCACAGTAACCAATTCCGGAAATGCCCTTACAGGGAATACAAGCGGGAGTTACAGCAGCACCTCCATCTTCAGCGTCGACACGCCTGCCGACATCACAGGCACAAGCAGCACGGGACAGGTGATCGCCCAGTCTGTCGCCTGGATCCCGGCCGCCACGGGGGGGACGGTGCCCCTGATCGAACCACCGGTCGTGCTGAGCGATCCGATCTACAGCCTGTTCGGTGCAAGCATCACCTTCCCGGCCGGTGCGCTGAGCGAAGATACCCGGGTCACGATCTCCAAATCAACGGCATCTTATCCCTCGCTCCCGATCACGTTCAACTACCCCATGCCGCTCGCCGAGTTTTCCCTGGAACAGGGAACGTTGAACGGAACGGCCACCGTAACCCTGCCCGTCCTGGCGGGTTACGATACCGATACGGCCCGGGTCTTTCATCTGAACGGGAACACCTGGGAAGAAGTCACGGCTGCGCCGCCGGTCGGCAACGCTGTTACATCGCTGGAGACAAAAACCATCGCCGCCGTCCATCAACAGGTCTCCTTCCGGACGACCGGCATGGGCAGTTTCATTCTGGTCATCGACCTCCCGCTCCTTGACCATGGAGATCCGGGAAGCGGAGGAGGATGTGCCCTGCGGAGAAGGCCAGAAGCCGCCATATCCTCTTCGCTACCCGACACGATACTCTTCTTTTCTCCGCTGTTGGCCCTGTTCATGAAAATTCGAAAGCGATGGTCCGCCGTTGAAAAGTAATATCAACATAGACGCTCGATTCCGGGCATGGCACCGGCGGCTTGCCTGGCTGTTGCCGGCTTTCGTTTGTCTGCTGGCAATCTGCAGTGCCACCGAGGCCGCCCCGATCATCCGGAAGATCGAGATTGTGGGCAACCGAAGGATTGATAGCGGAACACTCCTCAGCCGTATCCAATCGAAAAAGGGGGAATCGCTCTCCATGGAAACCATCCGGAAAGATATCCGGGCAATCTATGGCATGGGGGGATATTTCGAGAACGTGCAGGTAGAAAGCGAACCGGTCAAAGACGGAATCCGGCTAATCTTCCGGGTCAAGGAGAAACCGATCATCTCTGAGATTACGATCAAGGGAAACAAGGAATTGGAAGAGGGAAAAATCCGGGATGTCCTCAAGGCACGGATCGGCTCTCCCTATGATCTCCGGCAGATCAAACGTGACCGAGAGGCCATCCGGAAACTGTACCGTGACGAAGGTTTTTACTTTGCAAAGATTCAGGCAACGGCAAAAGATGACCGGAATAAAAACAAAAAACTCCACTACAAGATCAGCGAAGGGAAAAAGGTCATCATCGGCGAGATCATCCTGAAGGGGAGCAAGCAGCTCAAGCCCGGAGAGATCAAGAAAAAGGCCATGGAAACCAAGGAACACTGGATGCTTTCCTTTATCAGTTCCGCCGGGGTCTATAAACGGGAGACACTCAATATCGACCTGGCCCGGATCAAGGATTTCTACTACAGCCACGGCTACCTTGAGGTCAAGGTGGGAGAACCGGAGATCTCCTTCAAAAAACCGAAAAGACGCACACATGACCGATTCTACGAATGGTTCGAGGGATGGGGGTGGGGCAAGAGCAAGATTGTCGTGACAATCCCCATCCATGAAGGAAAGCAGTACAAGATCGGGAAGGTCCGTTTTGAGGGAAATAATGCCATCTCCAGTGAGATCCTGGCTTCCTCCCTCTCCTCGAAGAAAGGAGAGATCTTCAGCAGCGAGAAGATCCGGAAGGATATTTCCATCATTGCTCATCTCTATGGAAAAAAGGGGTACGCCTTTGCCAACGGAACTCCCCTGACCAATCTTCACCGGGAGACCCGGACCGTGGACCTTACCTGGGATATCGATGAGGGACAGCGGGTCTACATCGGCGAGGTCAATATCCTGGGAAACGTTCGGACCCGGGACAACGTGATCCGACGGGAACTCCGCTTCAATGAAGGAGACCGGTACAATATTGCCAAGATAGATCGAAGCAAGGTTCGCATCCGGAATACCGGTTTTTTCAAGGACGTGCAGATCCGGACCAATCGACGGCCCGGCCGGCAGGTGGTTGATCTTAACGTCCTGGTTAAAGAACAACAGACCGGCTCCTTGAGTTTCGGGATCGGCGCCAGTTCCACCCAGGGGCTGATCGGATCTTTCGATGTGCAGCAGAAAAACATCTTCGGCACCGGGCGGGAGGTCAACATCTCCGCCGTCCTCGGCGGAAAGGACAGCAGTTTTAACCTCCGATTTGTGGAGCCCTGGCTCTATGACCGGGAGGTCAGTCTCGGGTTCAACCTCTATAAGAACATCTCCGATTACGACTCCTTCCGGGAAGAAACCCTGGGCGGCGGCATGACGTTCGGCCGCGCCCTCGATGAGTACAGCCGGGGATCGATCGGCATCAACTACGAAGACATCCATTACAACAATGTCGACCAGGGATACAACGCAAACCTGATCCAGGGACAGTCGGTCTCCGACATCACTCTGGGCTGGAAGCGAAACACCGTCGACAACATCATGGACCCGACCCGGGGCTACCTGGCCCGGGCCTCCGCAAAACTCGCCGGACTCATCGGCAACGCAAAATTCAACAAGTACTATCTTGCCGACCGGATCTTCATCAAGGGCCCCGGAAAAATCACCTTCTCCGAAAACGGAGAGGTTGGTTATATCAAAGCGAGCAGCGCAAAGGAGATCCCCGTATCCGAACTTTATTATCTGGGAGGGATCGAATCGCTGCGGGGGTATCAGTACCGGAGCCTGGGCCCGAGGAACTTTTTCGGCAGCCTCATCGGCGGCAGAAAGATGCTCCTGTCCAACTCCGAGATCTATTTCCCCGTCGCACCTTCGGCGGGACTGAAGGGCTTTCTCTTCTTCGATATCGGAAAAGTCTATGACCCCGTCACCCGGACGGTCATCTCATCCTACCGGGAGATCGACACCGATGGAGACGGTTTCGTCGACACCACCGAAGCGGTACGAAGCCCGAACATCACCGACGGCAATCAATGGAAGCGAAGCTACGGAATCGGCATCTCCTGGCGCTCTCCGGCGGGACCGATCAAGCTGGTATGGGCAAAGGCAATGAACCCGGAAGCCTTTGATAACGTTGAGACAATTCAGTTCAGCATGGGAACGACCTTTTAACCTTACCCAAGGAGTCTTTTATGAAAGCAAAAACCCCCCTGATGGCAATACTGATCCTTTCTTTCCTGCTGATCTCTTTCCGGCCGGCCTCGGCCAAGGAAAATCAAATCGGGATCGTTGATTTCCAGAAGGTCTTTGAAGAATCAACGGTCATCCGAAAGATGAACGACAATTTACAGGACAAGATCAAAGCGCAAGAGCAGGAGATCGAAAAAAAACGGGAGGACCTGGCAAAGATGCAGCAGGACCTGGAGAAAAAAAAGGCCCTCATGAACGCCGATGCCCGGACACAAAAAGAAGAGGAACTCCGCCAAAAGCTCAAAGACCTGAAGCGTTACGCCGACGACAAGAAAGATGAATTTCAGCGAAAAGGAAACAGCCTGATGCAGGCGATCATGAAGGACCTGACAAAAATCGTTCAGGAGATCAGAAAAGAGAAGGGTTATACCGCCATCCTCGAACGATCCTCAGGAGGTGTGGTTTGCTGCTCCCCCTCGGTCGACATTACCGAAGAAGTGATCTCGGAATACGATAAGAGGAACAAATAATGTCCGGGAAAGGGCACCACAAAACCTGGCGTCTCTCCGAACTGGCCTCGCAGGCCGGCGGTCATCTGGAGGGAGACGGGACCCTCGAAATCTCGGGCCTGAATTCTCTGAAGGATGCGGGGACCGGGGAGTTGGCCTTTCTGGCCAACCCGAAATACCTGCCGGAACTGGAACGGACAAAGGCCTCGGCCGTGATCCTGCCGCCGGACGTTCCTGTACGGATCGCTGCAATTCGGAGTCCAAACCCCTATCTCGCCTTCGCGAAGATCGCGACACTGATGCAGGGAGAAAGACCCGCCCCCCTCGGGGTGAGTTCCGACCTGATGCAGGGAGTTCGGTGCCGGCTGGGCAAGGATCTCTCCATTCATCCCCGAGTGGTCCTGGGCAATCACGTGACCGTAGGGGATCGAGTCACCCTCCATTCCGGGGTCGTCATCGGCGACAACAGCATTATCGGCGACGATACACGTTTCTATTCCAACGTCTCCGTGCGGGAGAATTGCCGGATCGGGAAAAGGGTCATCCTCCATTGCGGAGTGGTCATCGGCAGCGACGGGTTCGGTTTCGCCCCGGACGGTAATGAATATTACAAAATCCCCCAAACCGGCGGGGTCGTCCTTGAAGATGATGTGGAGATCGGCGCCAATTCGACCATCGACCGCGGCGCATTAGGAGACACCATCATCCGCCGGGGAACAAAGATCGACAATCTCGTCATGATCGCCCACAATGTGGAGATCGGAGAAAATTCGATCATCGTCTCACAGGTCGGCATTTCCGGCAGCACGAAGATCGGAAATCATGTCACCCTCGCCGGACAGGTCGGTGTGGCGGGTCACCTGACGATCGGGGATGAGGTCACGGTCGGAGCACAGTCCGGGATCACGCGGAACCTGGCGCCCAAGAAACGGGTCAGCGGCCTGCCGGTAATTGACCATCAAAAGTGGCTGAAAGCGGCAAGCAGCTTTGAGCACCTGCCGACGATCCGGAAGGCGGTAAGGAAACTGGAAGAACGGATCCGGGAACTCGAAGCTACGAGGAGGGAGGCCCCCGGATCTTCAAAAGAAGGAGGATATAGAAGATGATGGACATCAACAAAATCATGGAGTATCTTCCACACCGGTATCCCTTCCTGCTGGTCGACCGGATCGTAGAAATGGAAGCCGGAAA
This sequence is a window from Deltaproteobacteria bacterium. Protein-coding genes within it:
- the bamA gene encoding outer membrane protein assembly factor BamA; amino-acid sequence: MKSNINIDARFRAWHRRLAWLLPAFVCLLAICSATEAAPIIRKIEIVGNRRIDSGTLLSRIQSKKGESLSMETIRKDIRAIYGMGGYFENVQVESEPVKDGIRLIFRVKEKPIISEITIKGNKELEEGKIRDVLKARIGSPYDLRQIKRDREAIRKLYRDEGFYFAKIQATAKDDRNKNKKLHYKISEGKKVIIGEIILKGSKQLKPGEIKKKAMETKEHWMLSFISSAGVYKRETLNIDLARIKDFYYSHGYLEVKVGEPEISFKKPKRRTHDRFYEWFEGWGWGKSKIVVTIPIHEGKQYKIGKVRFEGNNAISSEILASSLSSKKGEIFSSEKIRKDISIIAHLYGKKGYAFANGTPLTNLHRETRTVDLTWDIDEGQRVYIGEVNILGNVRTRDNVIRRELRFNEGDRYNIAKIDRSKVRIRNTGFFKDVQIRTNRRPGRQVVDLNVLVKEQQTGSLSFGIGASSTQGLIGSFDVQQKNIFGTGREVNISAVLGGKDSSFNLRFVEPWLYDREVSLGFNLYKNISDYDSFREETLGGGMTFGRALDEYSRGSIGINYEDIHYNNVDQGYNANLIQGQSVSDITLGWKRNTVDNIMDPTRGYLARASAKLAGLIGNAKFNKYYLADRIFIKGPGKITFSENGEVGYIKASSAKEIPVSELYYLGGIESLRGYQYRSLGPRNFFGSLIGGRKMLLSNSEIYFPVAPSAGLKGFLFFDIGKVYDPVTRTVISSYREIDTDGDGFVDTTEAVRSPNITDGNQWKRSYGIGISWRSPAGPIKLVWAKAMNPEAFDNVETIQFSMGTTF
- a CDS encoding Do family serine endopeptidase; the protein is MKRKYFLWITILFVLFHPPLSAAHAPYSRRNAVVEAVEKSSAAVVNVSSEQIHETRATPFNFGASSPFFDDFFRDFYESLGPREYKTQSLGSGVIISSKGYILTNEHVVDRATAIRVRLADKTEYRATLVGSDPKSDIAVLRIKADKPLPYIHMGRSDDLMIGETVIAIGNPFGLSHSVTTGVISALNRSIRTKNRLYQDFIQTDASINPGNSGGPLLNINGQLIGINTAIYRKAEGIGFAIPIGRARRIYEDLLAFGRVHKPWLGIFLQDLTPQLVRYFNLPEGKGILISRVIRNSPADRAGLREGDILIRIGDHEVEDRESYLTLIEGYRVNDKIPLRYLRNGKMKRATVKGSSVTPERALSISREWLGLDVAEGAEGVVLKKVGRHSEAYRIGLRPGDLIRQVNSIPVSSLKDYQEAMEQVLNAENVVLMVVRDGVGYSVTLSP
- the lpxD gene encoding UDP-3-O-(3-hydroxymyristoyl)glucosamine N-acyltransferase — encoded protein: MSGKGHHKTWRLSELASQAGGHLEGDGTLEISGLNSLKDAGTGELAFLANPKYLPELERTKASAVILPPDVPVRIAAIRSPNPYLAFAKIATLMQGERPAPLGVSSDLMQGVRCRLGKDLSIHPRVVLGNHVTVGDRVTLHSGVVIGDNSIIGDDTRFYSNVSVRENCRIGKRVILHCGVVIGSDGFGFAPDGNEYYKIPQTGGVVLEDDVEIGANSTIDRGALGDTIIRRGTKIDNLVMIAHNVEIGENSIIVSQVGISGSTKIGNHVTLAGQVGVAGHLTIGDEVTVGAQSGITRNLAPKKRVSGLPVIDHQKWLKAASSFEHLPTIRKAVRKLEERIRELEATRREAPGSSKEGGYRR
- a CDS encoding OmpH family outer membrane protein, coding for MKAKTPLMAILILSFLLISFRPASAKENQIGIVDFQKVFEESTVIRKMNDNLQDKIKAQEQEIEKKREDLAKMQQDLEKKKALMNADARTQKEEELRQKLKDLKRYADDKKDEFQRKGNSLMQAIMKDLTKIVQEIRKEKGYTAILERSSGGVVCCSPSVDITEEVISEYDKRNK
- the bamD gene encoding outer membrane protein assembly factor BamD, which codes for MNHNLSFRRAVLFLLLLTFLVVAGCFWKKKTLKKPPTARELYRQGINLEKKERYEEARKIFNKVKVMGTKSDLELLAQIAVADSYFEEKEYEAARTLYKEMFKLHSGGPVADYLLYRTGECHFWQIDTIDRDPTHAKEALKVFNRLLQDFPKSEYLAQARLRIKSIQTFLAENEFFIGEFYLRKNALFAAVNRFKEALDRYPDSGINDQLLFYLYKAYRDLKDEEHAEEYRKLLFEQYPNSEYIPSVRKLEQQGTKTSCVEKRAAECADRPLVSTGLAGTYQGKDRDARARRLLLLQARSSDDQCRATSGKTGSEEKEVLLKRSFLDKIIPW
- a CDS encoding bifunctional precorrin-2 dehydrogenase/sirohydrochlorin ferrochelatase yields the protein MNSYYPLFLNLEQMPVLVIGGGPVAERKVRVLLRYGAKVRLVSPALTKGLECLVEARRIACRRRSFRSSDMDRVRLAFCATDDDRLHRRAVREGKKRGVLLNVVDVPELCDFIVPSVIRRGDLTVAVSTGGASPALAKKIRRELAVRFGPEYGRFLKLLKGIRPQILEAVGDGKRRSRLFRKLADSQALALLRKGRTKEAREEIAVILKKHGVEER